The following are encoded together in the Methanothermobacter tenebrarum genome:
- the dapA gene encoding 4-hydroxy-tetrahydrodipicolinate synthase, which produces MKIEGTIVAMITPFTPDDEVDEDGLRENINYLIENGVDGLLIAGTTGESATITHEEQRRMIDLLVEEVDGRVTTIAGAGSNSTKEALGLVKHADAAGADAALVITPYYNRPQPHGLLEHYKILSDAAEIPLIIYNVPSRTGTDIDVDTVLKLAEEDNIIGLKEASPDLDKVSQLMKKLMERGLDDEFVILSGNDNLTLPMIPLGAKGVISVVANVDPARMSRMVNEALSGDFESAMKTHYELYDLMKGLFIETNPVPAKEALNMMGKPAGHVRPPLGQLKKENREKLRRILEDLSLL; this is translated from the coding sequence ATGAAAATAGAAGGAACGATCGTGGCCATGATAACCCCGTTCACTCCAGATGATGAAGTGGACGAGGATGGGCTGCGAGAAAACATAAACTATTTGATAGAGAATGGGGTTGATGGTCTCCTAATCGCGGGGACCACAGGCGAATCAGCCACCATAACCCATGAAGAACAAAGGAGGATGATAGACCTCCTAGTTGAAGAAGTCGATGGTAGGGTGACCACCATCGCGGGAGCCGGCAGCAATTCCACAAAGGAGGCCCTTGGACTCGTAAAACACGCCGATGCAGCGGGTGCTGATGCTGCGCTCGTCATAACACCATACTATAACAGGCCGCAACCACACGGCCTATTAGAGCATTACAAGATACTCAGCGACGCGGCAGAGATACCCTTAATAATCTATAATGTACCCTCAAGGACAGGGACAGATATCGACGTTGACACCGTTCTAAAATTGGCAGAGGAAGATAATATAATAGGCCTCAAAGAGGCCAGCCCAGACCTTGACAAGGTATCCCAGTTGATGAAAAAACTCATGGAAAGGGGTCTCGACGATGAATTCGTCATACTATCTGGTAACGATAATCTCACACTCCCAATGATACCATTAGGGGCTAAAGGTGTTATATCAGTTGTTGCAAATGTTGATCCTGCCAGGATGTCAAGGATGGTTAATGAGGCTCTTTCAGGAGACTTTGAATCTGCGATGAAAACCCACTATGAATTATATGATCTTATGAAAGGCTTGTTCATTGAAACCAACCCTGTACCTGCTAAGGAAGCATTAAATATGATGGGCAAACCCGCTGGTCATGTGCGACCACCACTAGGACAACTCAAAAAAGAAAACAGAGAAAAACTCAGGAGGATACTAGAGGATCTCTCATTACTCTAA
- a CDS encoding phosphatase PAP2 family protein: MFEDLLEFLHHLDISLLYFFNIQMRNPFFDFLMPIITFAGTQIFWIIISIILFAFLGDKGKRAAFTCLLALFLGYFLSESLKAIFQVPRPFEVIEWVRPSTIVGGYSLPSGHSIAAFSGFLILGVKYGKLPIFLLLAVLVGISRIYMGLHYPSDVIMGALLGILCALVSFRIEEKFFKFLKDKYQRG; the protein is encoded by the coding sequence ATGTTCGAAGATCTACTGGAATTTTTGCATCATCTGGATATTTCATTACTTTATTTTTTTAATATTCAAATGCGCAATCCTTTTTTTGATTTTTTAATGCCGATTATAACATTTGCAGGGACCCAGATATTCTGGATAATCATATCCATAATACTTTTCGCTTTTCTGGGTGATAAGGGTAAAAGGGCGGCTTTCACATGCCTTTTAGCCCTTTTTTTAGGCTATTTTTTGAGCGAGTCTTTAAAGGCCATTTTTCAGGTTCCCCGCCCATTTGAGGTTATAGAGTGGGTGAGGCCTTCTACCATTGTTGGAGGTTATTCTTTACCTTCTGGTCATAGTATAGCTGCTTTTAGCGGATTTTTAATCCTTGGAGTGAAATATGGTAAGCTTCCTATTTTTCTTTTGTTGGCGGTTTTGGTGGGGATTTCCAGAATTTATATGGGTTTACATTATCCATCGGATGTTATTATGGGAGCCCTACTTGGGATATTGTGCGCTTTAGTTTCTTTTAGGATTGAAGAAAAATTTTTTAAGTTTTTGAAGGATAAATATCAGAGAGGATGA
- the asd gene encoding aspartate-semialdehyde dehydrogenase, producing MVDVGVLGATGMVGQRFIELLDKHPEFEIKVLTASPRSEGKRYEEAAKWYLQSKMPESVKDIKVVGTDPSKVGDVDILFSALPADIAAKVEPKFAEKYVVASNASAMRMEPDVPLVIPEVNPDFLDLIEVQQKKRGWDGFIVTNPNCTTIALTLTLKPIHDQYTINRVYVATMQAVSGAGYNGVPSMAIIDNIIPYIGGEEEKIETETLHLLGELEEDKVIPAQFGISASCHRVPVLDGHTEAVFIELEEDFEINDIKRIMDEFQGIPQKLELPSAPEKPIIVREDEDRPQPRMDRDESNGMAVTVGRLRRDAAFENSLRYVLVGHNTIRGAAGASILNAELINEIIF from the coding sequence ATGGTTGATGTGGGAGTACTAGGCGCGACTGGGATGGTCGGCCAACGCTTCATAGAACTTTTGGATAAACACCCTGAATTTGAGATTAAGGTGCTTACAGCTTCCCCACGTTCTGAAGGAAAGCGATACGAAGAAGCTGCTAAATGGTATCTTCAAAGTAAAATGCCAGAGTCAGTTAAGGATATAAAAGTCGTGGGGACAGACCCTTCTAAAGTGGGGGATGTTGACATATTATTCTCGGCTCTACCAGCTGATATAGCTGCGAAGGTGGAGCCAAAGTTCGCAGAAAAGTACGTGGTGGCTTCAAATGCTAGTGCGATGAGGATGGAACCTGACGTGCCATTGGTCATACCAGAGGTTAACCCCGACTTCCTAGACCTTATAGAAGTTCAGCAAAAGAAGCGTGGATGGGATGGTTTCATAGTCACGAACCCAAATTGTACTACGATAGCCCTTACATTAACTTTGAAGCCCATACATGACCAGTATACTATAAATAGAGTTTATGTAGCTACTATGCAGGCTGTTTCAGGCGCTGGATATAATGGAGTCCCATCAATGGCTATCATAGATAATATAATCCCTTATATTGGGGGTGAGGAGGAGAAGATAGAGACAGAGACGCTCCACCTCCTTGGCGAATTAGAGGAGGATAAGGTCATCCCTGCCCAGTTTGGCATAAGTGCATCTTGTCATAGGGTTCCTGTACTTGATGGGCACACAGAGGCTGTCTTCATAGAACTCGAGGAAGATTTTGAAATCAATGATATAAAACGGATCATGGATGAATTCCAGGGGATACCACAGAAATTGGAGTTGCCTTCCGCGCCTGAAAAACCAATAATCGTAAGGGAAGATGAGGACAGGCCACAGCCACGCATGGATAGGGACGAATCCAATGGGATGGCTGTTACGGTTGGTAGGCTTCGAAGGGATGCTGCATTTGAGAATAGTCTAAGGTATGTGTTGGTTGGCCATAATACGATACGTGGAGCTGCAGGTGCATCAATATTAAATGCAGAGTTAATAAATGAGATAATATTCTAG
- the dapB gene encoding 4-hydroxy-tetrahydrodipicolinate reductase yields the protein MIRVAVSGACGRMGSRIVKRITKENDMEVVAAIEAPNTPFKGKDVGEVIGIGSIGVKVTPADELEDILKTSKPDVVVDFTIADAAVNTVEKASKLGINLVVGTTGFSTEQLEKIGKDVKEGNVKAIIAPNMAVGVNVFFKVLEELAKFLPDYNVEIMEAHHKHKKDAPSGTALKALEIISAATGRDPDEVSVYGRKGLIGERSDDEIGVHAIRAGDIVGDHIVLFAGEGERLEVIHRAHSREAFVSGVIRALRFIEKAEPGRISDMKDVLGIR from the coding sequence ATGATTAGGGTAGCGGTAAGCGGTGCTTGTGGCCGGATGGGTTCAAGGATCGTGAAGAGGATAACAAAAGAAAATGACATGGAAGTGGTGGCAGCAATAGAAGCACCCAACACACCATTTAAAGGGAAGGATGTTGGAGAGGTTATAGGTATAGGCTCAATCGGAGTTAAGGTAACCCCTGCAGATGAATTAGAGGATATCCTCAAGACTTCAAAACCTGATGTAGTTGTCGATTTCACAATAGCGGATGCAGCGGTAAATACTGTAGAGAAGGCTTCAAAACTTGGCATCAATCTTGTAGTGGGGACAACAGGTTTTTCAACTGAACAGTTAGAGAAGATCGGGAAGGACGTCAAAGAAGGGAATGTTAAGGCTATAATCGCCCCTAACATGGCCGTGGGCGTTAACGTCTTCTTCAAGGTGCTTGAAGAGCTTGCAAAATTCTTACCGGATTATAATGTTGAAATCATGGAAGCACACCACAAACATAAGAAGGATGCACCATCAGGAACTGCTTTAAAGGCATTAGAAATAATATCAGCCGCTACTGGGAGAGATCCTGATGAAGTGAGCGTATATGGTAGGAAGGGTCTTATAGGTGAACGATCAGATGATGAAATAGGAGTACATGCCATAAGGGCTGGTGATATAGTAGGAGACCATATAGTGCTTTTCGCGGGTGAGGGTGAAAGACTTGAGGTGATCCACAGGGCACATAGCAGAGAAGCCTTTGTTAGTGGTGTTATCCGAGCCCTTAGATTTATAGAAAAGGCAGAACCAGGCAGGATATCGGATATGAAGGACGTTTTAGGGATCAGGTGA
- a CDS encoding aspartate kinase, which yields MSLIIAKFGGTSIGNGKRIRKAAQSVVKEYMKGNKIVVVVSAINRTTDELLEIVEEATNNTITEKQLAEVVSMGEMTSARIFSSALESLGVKSEYIDPYKSEWPIITDSNLLDAKVDLKTTIKKSKILLKLLDQGIIPVVCGFLGRDKHGYITTLGRGGSDITAFLLGRCLNADEVIIVTDVGGVMSTDPNKLQEAKKLDKISVEEMRDLATHGAQVLHPHALKYKVPEIKAKIIGFEHGDLSAPGTEIIGPSKEEQLKTVTFNSEPLAVLAVVGEEILNKPGILAKLTSTLSKKNINIIGVSTGKNSITLFIRKEDAQEAHKLLHDVVVEDENLSSLSLGRDIAMITISSPEFIDTPGIISEITEPLREHNLNIVEISSSQTSVVIFVDWDDGKKAYELVRGVLK from the coding sequence ATGTCACTTATAATCGCGAAATTTGGGGGCACATCAATAGGGAATGGTAAAAGGATAAGAAAAGCAGCTCAATCAGTAGTGAAAGAATACATGAAAGGAAATAAGATAGTAGTAGTGGTATCAGCCATTAACCGGACAACAGACGAACTCTTAGAAATCGTGGAAGAAGCCACAAACAATACCATAACAGAAAAACAACTAGCTGAAGTAGTTTCGATGGGTGAAATGACCAGTGCAAGGATATTTTCCTCGGCCTTGGAATCCCTCGGCGTGAAATCAGAATACATAGACCCATACAAAAGCGAATGGCCAATAATAACAGACAGCAACCTACTAGATGCTAAGGTAGATCTTAAAACAACAATAAAAAAATCCAAAATACTCTTAAAGCTCCTAGACCAGGGTATTATACCAGTCGTTTGCGGATTCCTTGGAAGAGATAAACACGGTTATATCACCACATTAGGCAGAGGCGGGAGCGACATCACAGCATTTTTACTTGGACGTTGCCTAAATGCAGATGAAGTTATAATAGTCACAGATGTTGGAGGGGTCATGTCAACCGACCCAAACAAACTCCAAGAAGCTAAAAAATTAGATAAAATATCTGTAGAGGAGATGAGGGACCTGGCCACCCACGGAGCTCAGGTACTCCACCCACACGCCCTAAAATATAAAGTGCCTGAGATAAAGGCTAAAATAATAGGATTTGAGCATGGAGATCTTTCAGCGCCTGGGACAGAGATCATAGGCCCGTCAAAGGAGGAGCAACTGAAGACTGTAACATTTAATTCAGAACCATTAGCCGTGCTTGCGGTAGTAGGAGAGGAAATCCTCAACAAGCCAGGAATACTCGCCAAGTTAACATCCACATTATCTAAAAAGAATATCAATATCATAGGCGTGTCCACCGGGAAAAATTCCATCACATTATTCATCAGAAAAGAAGATGCGCAGGAAGCCCACAAACTCTTACATGATGTTGTAGTTGAAGATGAAAACTTAAGTTCCCTATCCCTTGGGAGAGATATTGCAATGATCACAATTTCAAGCCCAGAATTTATAGACACACCAGGGATAATCTCCGAGATCACAGAACCATTAAGGGAACATAATTTGAATATTGTTGAAATTTCATCATCACAAACTTCTGTGGTGATATTCGTTGACTGGGATGATGGTAAAAAAGCTTATGAACTCGTAAGGGGTGTTTTAAAATGA
- a CDS encoding flavodoxin family protein gives MPKIIGIVGSPRIDGNTTFLVKEALSAAGKKGIETELIKLAEYNINPCRACDTCLEGECPIEDDTPLLLEKLEAADGIIIGSPVYFGNVTGQTKIFMDRTRPLRIDFKLKDKVGGAIAVGGSRNGGQETTCSAIHNFLLIHEMIVVGDASPTAHYGGTGVGRGEKDCEEDEFGIETSRNLGKKVAELVAKIS, from the coding sequence ATGCCAAAGATAATAGGGATAGTTGGAAGTCCAAGAATTGATGGTAACACGACCTTCCTAGTCAAGGAAGCATTAAGCGCAGCAGGAAAAAAAGGAATTGAAACAGAACTTATAAAGCTCGCAGAATATAACATAAACCCTTGTAGGGCATGTGACACTTGCCTAGAGGGTGAATGTCCAATAGAAGACGACACCCCACTATTATTAGAGAAACTAGAGGCAGCTGATGGTATAATAATAGGTAGCCCAGTCTACTTCGGCAATGTAACAGGACAAACAAAGATTTTCATGGACAGGACAAGACCTCTAAGAATAGATTTCAAATTAAAAGACAAAGTAGGAGGGGCGATAGCAGTAGGGGGTTCAAGAAACGGTGGACAAGAAACAACATGTAGTGCAATCCACAATTTCCTATTAATACATGAAATGATAGTCGTGGGGGACGCTTCACCCACAGCACACTATGGTGGAACAGGAGTTGGACGCGGGGAAAAAGACTGCGAAGAAGACGAATTCGGCATAGAAACATCTAGAAACCTTGGAAAGAAGGTCGCCGAGCTTGTTGCAAAAATCAGCTAA